The following are encoded together in the Adhaeribacter arboris genome:
- a CDS encoding LytR/AlgR family response regulator transcription factor: MLAPLVVHSPFKCKCLIIDDDIFSTKIIQKFISNTDFLELMGTASGGIEASRILRETAVDILFLDMEMPDMSGLDLLSTISNKDLLVIVTSASRDYAVEAFEKNVIDYLVKPITYPRFLIAAQKAYDKLNQRQHTNTSADFTFVKVEQKLIKIYFADIQYIEALGDYVHIVSNNKKTIVYATMKSIANRFPVNKFIRVHRSFIVNLDAITAVEDNNVTIGSKFIPIGATYAKGVLQLLSKF, encoded by the coding sequence ATGCTCGCGCCACTGGTTGTTCATTCTCCTTTTAAATGTAAATGCTTAATTATAGACGACGATATTTTTTCGACGAAGATTATTCAAAAGTTTATCTCGAATACGGATTTCCTGGAATTAATGGGTACGGCAAGCGGAGGCATTGAAGCTTCCCGCATTTTAAGGGAAACGGCCGTAGATATATTGTTTCTGGATATGGAAATGCCGGATATGTCGGGGCTGGATCTGCTGAGTACTATCAGCAACAAAGATTTACTTGTAATTGTAACCAGTGCCAGCCGCGATTATGCCGTAGAAGCTTTTGAAAAGAACGTGATTGATTACCTGGTAAAACCCATTACGTACCCCCGTTTTCTGATTGCCGCTCAAAAAGCGTATGATAAATTAAACCAACGCCAGCACACCAATACCTCCGCCGATTTCACTTTTGTAAAAGTAGAGCAAAAGCTGATAAAAATTTATTTTGCCGATATTCAATACATAGAAGCGCTCGGCGATTACGTGCACATTGTGTCTAACAACAAAAAAACAATTGTGTACGCCACCATGAAATCTATTGCCAACCGTTTCCCGGTAAATAAATTTATCCGGGTACATCGTTCTTTTATCGTTAATTTAGATGCTATAACGGCCGTAGAAGATAATAACGTAACGATTGGTTCTAAATTTATTCCTATTGGCGCTACCTACGCCAAAGGTGTATTGCAACTGCTTAGCAAGTTTTAA
- a CDS encoding CRTAC1 family protein, translated as MKIKFLLPFTLFICLLPGCHLFKQEKLLFTLLEPGETGITFHNTITETDSLNVLTYGYMYNGGGVAVGDVNNDGLPDLYFSGNMVSSKLYLNKGNFQFEDITVSSGTATNLWVNGVTMVDINQDGFLDIYACTVNPIAGKPQTPNVLFINKGLNAAGKPFFKEEAKAYGLAEAGYSTQAVFLDYDKDQDLDMYLLRNAPEGTSNPNVPRPKITNGTSLSTDKLFRNNGNNTFTDVSKEAGILIEGRGLGVAVSDINQDGWPDIYTANDFLSNDLLWINNRNGTFTNKLNQYLKHTSYNGMGTDIADYNNDGLPDIVEMDMMPEDNKRQKLTMEAPNYERFQLNKRLGYDIQYVRNTLQINNGNNTFSEIGQLAGVYATDWSWSALLADYDNDGWRDLFITNGYLKDMINLDYMHYQSEQAMFGTQEAMEAKLKKEFKKLESVIVPNYIYQNKHDLTFANKTTDWGLEKPSTSNGAAYADLDKDGDLDLVVNNLNSPAFVYRNNAETILQTHFLKIQLQGQVPNRDGIGATIQLKSKGQQQFYEHYLTRGYQSSLDKSIHFGLGNTTLIDSLEITWPDGSYQLLTKVPANQTLTLKQQNGILRKLVVKPAPKPLFKKLIPPTELLLNTKKTTTLILKISLCCRINTLKVDPV; from the coding sequence ATGAAAATTAAGTTTTTACTGCCATTTACTCTCTTCATTTGCCTGTTACCAGGTTGTCATTTATTTAAACAAGAAAAGCTGTTATTTACCTTACTAGAACCCGGCGAAACGGGCATTACCTTCCATAACACCATCACCGAAACGGATTCTTTAAACGTGCTAACCTACGGGTACATGTACAATGGCGGCGGGGTAGCCGTGGGAGATGTTAACAACGATGGCTTACCCGACCTTTACTTTTCGGGAAATATGGTTTCGAGCAAATTATACCTGAACAAAGGCAATTTCCAATTCGAAGATATTACAGTTTCTTCCGGCACGGCTACTAATCTATGGGTAAACGGTGTAACCATGGTAGATATAAACCAGGACGGTTTTTTAGATATTTATGCCTGTACCGTCAACCCAATAGCCGGAAAACCACAAACGCCCAACGTATTATTTATCAATAAAGGCTTAAATGCGGCTGGTAAACCTTTTTTTAAAGAAGAAGCTAAAGCCTATGGTTTAGCGGAAGCCGGTTACAGTACCCAGGCCGTTTTCCTGGATTATGATAAAGATCAGGACCTGGATATGTACTTGCTGCGTAATGCTCCCGAAGGCACGAGTAATCCCAATGTTCCCCGCCCCAAAATAACTAATGGCACTTCCCTGAGTACAGATAAATTGTTCCGGAACAATGGCAATAATACCTTTACTGATGTATCAAAAGAGGCGGGTATTTTGATAGAGGGTCGGGGTTTAGGTGTAGCGGTTAGCGATATTAACCAGGACGGCTGGCCCGATATTTATACCGCTAACGATTTTTTAAGCAACGACCTGCTTTGGATAAATAACCGGAACGGCACTTTTACGAATAAACTGAACCAATACCTCAAGCACACCAGCTACAACGGCATGGGCACTGATATTGCCGATTATAATAACGACGGGCTACCGGATATTGTGGAAATGGACATGATGCCGGAAGATAATAAGCGGCAAAAGCTAACTATGGAAGCACCTAACTACGAACGCTTTCAATTAAACAAGCGCTTAGGGTACGATATTCAATACGTCCGGAATACGCTGCAGATAAATAATGGCAACAATACTTTCAGCGAAATCGGGCAACTGGCCGGAGTGTATGCTACCGATTGGAGTTGGAGCGCTTTACTCGCCGATTACGACAACGATGGCTGGCGCGATTTATTTATTACCAATGGCTACTTAAAAGACATGATTAACTTGGATTACATGCACTACCAATCGGAGCAGGCAATGTTTGGTACCCAAGAAGCCATGGAAGCAAAACTGAAGAAAGAATTTAAGAAGCTGGAGAGCGTTATTGTGCCGAATTACATCTACCAAAATAAACACGATTTAACGTTTGCGAACAAAACAACTGATTGGGGCTTAGAAAAGCCGTCTACTTCTAACGGGGCCGCTTACGCGGATTTAGATAAGGATGGTGATTTAGATTTGGTGGTTAATAACCTCAACAGTCCTGCCTTTGTGTATCGCAACAACGCGGAAACTATCTTACAAACGCACTTTTTGAAAATACAATTGCAAGGGCAAGTACCCAACCGGGATGGTATTGGCGCTACTATCCAACTTAAAAGTAAAGGCCAGCAACAATTCTACGAGCATTACTTAACTCGGGGATACCAGTCATCGTTAGATAAAAGTATTCATTTTGGTTTAGGCAACACCACCTTAATTGATTCACTGGAAATTACCTGGCCCGACGGCAGCTATCAACTACTTACCAAGGTGCCCGCAAACCAAACCCTGACGCTGAAGCAGCAAAATGGTATTTTACGTAAACTGGTAGTGAAACCGGCGCCAAAACCACTTTTCAAAAAATTAATACCGCCTACGGAATTGCTTTTAAACACGAAGAAAACGACTACGTTGATTTTAAAAATCAGCCTTTGCTGCCGCATAAATACTCTCAAAGTGGACCCGGTTTAG
- a CDS encoding creatininase family protein, protein MLPRPYILSETNWKTVKDTRYKVAVLPWGATEAHNYHMPYATDTILAEHVAAEAARLTWEQDTRVMVLPSIAFGVNTGQLDIPFTINMNPATQALVLRDIVDSLSGQNIKKLVVLNAHGGNDFRQMIRELQGSHPDMFISTVNWWRTAKDTDFFDEPGDHAGELETSAVMHVNPDWVLPLSEAGLGKSNKLKLKAHQEGWAWTPRAWTKATNDTGVGNPARSTPEKGKKFIEATSANIASYLVELAHADLNNLYERNQSI, encoded by the coding sequence ATGTTGCCCAGACCTTATATTCTATCCGAAACCAACTGGAAAACTGTTAAAGATACCCGCTACAAAGTAGCCGTTTTGCCCTGGGGCGCTACCGAAGCCCACAATTATCATATGCCTTACGCTACCGACACTATTCTGGCCGAGCACGTGGCAGCAGAGGCGGCCCGGTTGACCTGGGAACAAGATACCAGAGTAATGGTGCTGCCTTCCATAGCCTTTGGCGTTAATACCGGTCAGTTAGATATTCCATTTACCATTAATATGAACCCGGCAACGCAGGCTCTGGTGCTGCGCGACATTGTAGATTCCTTATCCGGACAGAATATTAAAAAACTGGTAGTTTTGAATGCCCACGGCGGCAACGATTTTCGGCAGATGATCCGGGAATTACAGGGTAGCCATCCGGATATGTTTATTTCTACGGTTAACTGGTGGCGAACTGCCAAAGACACCGACTTTTTTGACGAACCCGGCGACCATGCCGGCGAACTCGAAACCAGCGCCGTAATGCACGTAAACCCGGATTGGGTATTACCTTTATCGGAAGCGGGATTGGGTAAAAGCAACAAATTAAAGCTAAAGGCGCATCAGGAAGGTTGGGCCTGGACTCCCCGCGCCTGGACCAAAGCCACCAACGACACCGGCGTCGGTAATCCGGCCCGCTCTACTCCTGAAAAAGGTAAGAAATTTATAGAGGCTACTTCTGCTAATATTGCCAGCTATTTGGTGGAACTGGCCCACGCCGATTTAAATAATTTGTACGAAAGAAATCAGAGTATTTAA
- a CDS encoding FG-GAP repeat domain-containing protein codes for MLPHKYSQSGPGLAVGDVNGDNLDDFYVGGSGNYTGTIFYQTKQGRFQSKPLTKTRNRADDTGSLFFDADGDNDLDLYVVSGGNEFKAASDQYQHRLYQNDGKGNFTLDSLALPRMVASGSCVTATDFDKDGDLDLFIGGRNEPQKYPLPGQSCILRNQNGRFTNVTQQVCPELERAGMVTAALWTDFDNDNQIDLILTGEWMPVCFFKNQKGKLTNVTSATGLKNTNGWWNSLTAGDFDNDGDMDYIAGNLGLNSKYKASPEQPVSVFAKDFDKNGSIDPVISYFIQNTNYPAPARDALTDQMVAMRRRFPRYADYGASTTESLFTEEELKDAYTYKSYTFASSYIQNNGHGKFTLQALPLTAQYAPVFGMNVADFNYDGNLDVLLVGNSFASETAVGYYDAFNGVCLLGNGKGKFRTLPPKATGLKVSGDAKAMVRLITINKQPLEIISCNADSLQVYQGLNPIGKDSIIRLRPTDAYADLLFKNGKKRHEEFFYGSGYLSQSCRALFGTGLETIIITDFSGKQRQVKL; via the coding sequence TTGCTGCCGCATAAATACTCTCAAAGTGGACCCGGTTTAGCCGTTGGCGATGTAAATGGCGATAACCTCGACGATTTTTACGTGGGCGGTTCCGGTAATTATACAGGTACTATTTTTTATCAGACAAAACAAGGACGTTTCCAAAGTAAACCGCTAACCAAAACGCGAAATCGGGCGGATGATACGGGAAGCTTGTTTTTCGATGCGGACGGGGATAATGATCTGGATTTGTACGTAGTAAGCGGAGGCAACGAGTTTAAAGCTGCTTCTGACCAATACCAGCACCGCTTGTACCAGAACGACGGAAAAGGAAATTTCACGCTCGATAGTTTGGCCTTACCCCGAATGGTAGCCAGCGGCTCCTGCGTTACCGCCACTGATTTTGATAAAGACGGTGACCTGGATTTGTTTATTGGGGGCCGAAACGAACCGCAGAAATACCCCTTACCCGGACAAAGCTGTATTTTACGCAACCAAAATGGCCGTTTTACTAACGTTACCCAACAAGTATGCCCCGAGCTGGAGCGAGCCGGTATGGTAACCGCCGCCCTCTGGACGGATTTTGATAACGATAATCAAATTGATTTAATTCTAACCGGGGAGTGGATGCCTGTTTGCTTTTTTAAAAATCAAAAAGGAAAACTTACCAATGTAACTTCTGCTACGGGCTTAAAAAATACCAACGGTTGGTGGAACAGTTTAACGGCCGGCGATTTCGATAACGATGGCGATATGGACTATATAGCCGGTAATTTAGGGCTTAATTCAAAGTACAAAGCCAGTCCGGAACAGCCCGTAAGTGTATTCGCCAAAGATTTTGATAAAAACGGCAGCATCGACCCGGTTATTAGTTATTTTATTCAGAATACCAATTATCCGGCTCCCGCGCGCGATGCGCTTACCGACCAGATGGTAGCCATGCGCCGCCGGTTTCCCCGGTACGCCGATTACGGCGCCAGTACCACGGAAAGTCTTTTTACCGAGGAGGAATTAAAAGATGCTTATACCTATAAGAGTTACACCTTTGCCAGCAGTTATATCCAGAACAATGGCCACGGAAAATTTACGCTCCAAGCTTTGCCCCTAACAGCTCAATACGCGCCGGTTTTTGGAATGAACGTGGCCGATTTTAATTACGATGGCAATTTAGATGTTTTATTAGTCGGTAATTCTTTTGCTTCGGAAACGGCCGTAGGTTATTACGATGCCTTTAATGGTGTTTGCTTGCTGGGCAACGGAAAAGGTAAATTCAGGACCTTACCGCCCAAAGCAACCGGTTTAAAAGTTTCCGGCGATGCCAAAGCTATGGTTAGGCTAATAACAATTAATAAGCAGCCATTAGAAATAATAAGCTGCAACGCGGACAGCCTGCAGGTTTATCAGGGATTAAATCCAATCGGTAAAGATTCGATTATCCGCCTCAGACCAACCGATGCTTATGCCGATCTGCTATTTAAAAATGGTAAAAAACGCCACGAAGAATTTTTCTACGGTAGTGGTTATTTGTCTCAATCTTGTCGGGCACTATTTGGTACCGGATTAGAAACAATCATTATAACGGATTTTAGCGGCAAGCAAAGGCAAGTTAAGTTGTAA
- a CDS encoding SGNH/GDSL hydrolase family protein, with translation MKQTRFLALISFFVIGLLLAFIPAPKTKTVVFFGDSITQAAVKPGGYIDVLNQELTKSGKSSRFNLVGAGISGNKVPDLQKRLATDVLAKKPDLVFIYIGINDVWHFTHPCCKDKAGGTPVGQYETGLKDIINQIKATGAKVVLCTPSVIGEKPDGSNAEDAMLEQYATISRKVARETKVKLCDLRTAFLKHLKEQNTENAEQGILTTDRVHLNAAGNRLVAEQMLAYLK, from the coding sequence ATGAAACAAACCCGCTTCTTAGCACTTATTTCTTTCTTTGTAATTGGGCTTTTACTCGCCTTTATCCCGGCTCCTAAAACGAAAACCGTGGTATTTTTTGGCGATTCAATAACCCAAGCGGCCGTAAAACCGGGTGGCTACATTGATGTGTTGAATCAGGAGCTGACTAAAAGCGGCAAAAGTTCGCGCTTTAACTTGGTAGGTGCGGGTATAAGCGGCAACAAAGTACCCGATTTACAAAAGCGCTTAGCTACCGATGTGCTCGCCAAAAAACCCGACTTAGTATTTATTTATATTGGCATTAACGACGTGTGGCATTTTACGCATCCGTGCTGCAAAGATAAAGCCGGTGGTACGCCTGTTGGGCAATACGAAACCGGCCTGAAAGATATCATTAATCAAATTAAAGCTACTGGGGCAAAAGTAGTTTTATGTACGCCCAGTGTAATTGGAGAAAAACCGGATGGCAGCAACGCCGAAGATGCCATGCTGGAGCAGTACGCCACTATTAGCCGGAAAGTAGCCCGCGAAACCAAAGTAAAACTCTGCGATTTACGCACCGCCTTTCTCAAACACCTGAAAGAGCAAAATACCGAAAATGCCGAACAAGGTATTTTAACTACCGACCGGGTACACCTAAATGCCGCGGGTAACCGCTTAGTAGCGGAACAAATGTTGGCTTACTTAAAATAA
- a CDS encoding NIPSNAP family protein — translation MMKRRTFVKASLLSGCLSSTVPFLNPAFGSVKQKASKPEYYELRVYSLKNETQQKLVEDYFQNAAIPALNRLGSKNVGVFTEQQPTGQTKIYVIIPYKSLEDFTKTNERLLADAPFQQAGAAYLNAPATEPAYERIESSLLEAFTGMPKLEIPANQPRIFELRRYESASEAAGKKKMEMFNKGEIAIFKRVGLTPVFFGEAIIGEMRPNLTYLLTFDDMAEHDRNWKTFGSDPEWKKISGMPEYADAKIVSNITRTFLIPTSYSQI, via the coding sequence ATGATGAAACGACGCACCTTTGTAAAAGCTTCGCTCCTGAGCGGCTGTTTATCCAGCACCGTTCCTTTTTTAAATCCAGCATTTGGTTCAGTTAAACAAAAAGCTAGTAAACCAGAGTACTACGAATTGCGGGTATACTCGTTAAAAAACGAAACGCAGCAAAAACTGGTAGAAGACTATTTTCAGAATGCGGCCATTCCGGCCCTTAATCGCTTGGGCAGTAAAAATGTAGGCGTGTTCACGGAGCAGCAACCTACCGGTCAAACCAAAATTTACGTTATTATTCCGTATAAGTCGTTGGAAGATTTTACCAAAACGAATGAACGTTTGCTGGCAGATGCCCCCTTTCAGCAGGCAGGGGCGGCTTATTTAAACGCTCCGGCTACGGAACCAGCCTACGAACGCATTGAAAGTTCTTTGCTGGAAGCCTTTACGGGTATGCCCAAATTGGAAATACCCGCTAATCAGCCGCGCATATTTGAACTTCGCCGTTACGAAAGCGCTAGCGAAGCCGCCGGTAAAAAGAAGATGGAAATGTTTAACAAAGGCGAAATTGCCATATTTAAGCGGGTAGGTTTAACGCCCGTATTTTTTGGTGAAGCAATTATTGGCGAAATGCGTCCTAACTTAACCTACCTGCTTACCTTCGACGATATGGCCGAACACGACCGTAACTGGAAAACCTTTGGCAGCGACCCCGAATGGAAAAAGATAAGCGGCATGCCGGAATACGCCGACGCTAAAATTGTATCGAATATTACCCGTACTTTTTTAATACCTACCTCCTATTCGCAGATATAA